A region of the Agrobacterium sp. RAC06 genome:
CGAAGCCGCGGAAACGCGAGATGATCGAGCCAACGGCACGGGCGTTCTCAAGGCTCATGTCGCCGGTCGCGACCTTCGCCTTGATCTCGTTGATCGCAGCCAGGAGGGCCTTGCCCATGTCCCTGCTTTCAGCCGGCAGGGCATTGGCAATCTTGCGCTGGGTCTTGACCAGTTCAGGCAATTGTTTCTGCAGGTAGGGGAATTGCTCTTCAGGGGTTCCTGCGGAGAAGAAGCCCTGGAAGACTTCCGAGAGGTGCTTGGCACCGGAAGACAGGCGCTCGGCTTCCTTCAAGGCACCCTTCGCATCATTTTCACCACCGACGACGGCGCGCTGCAGTTTCTGCGCCTCATCCGACACGCGGATCTGCTGCGCCATCAGGCCCGTCAGATGGTTCTGGATGGAAGTGGCCAGCTTCACCTCCGCCTCGTGCAACTGCCAGAGCGCATCGATCTTCTCGTTGACGGCACCCGTGCCGGCAATCGCCTCATCGAGGAAGTTGCGCCCCATGCCGTCGGCGCCGATTTCCGAGATGTTCTGCGTGAGCGTCGACTGCTGGGACGCAAGCTGGTTCAAGACGGTGCTGCGCGTTTCTTCCGAGGTCTGATCGAGGAAGTGGGTCATGGCGGCGTTGACGTTCCGGAAGCCGTTCAGCGAACGCATCGTGCCGTTGGAAATTTCCATGCGCTGCTGCAGGAGGCCGGATGCGTAGAGGCCCATGAGACCGACTGCGGTGATCGACAGGACGAAGGGCAGCACAAAGGCAATGACCTTGGTCGATATCGAAAAGCGCGACAGTATTTGATCGATCAACATTGTTCCTCCAAACGAAAACGGCATCAAAGCTGCGCCGCAACCTTAAAAAAGTGGCGGCTCTGACTGTCGTCTTCGCCGTCTTTGCTCCTACCAGCCCAAACAGTTGCAGTAAAAGTCTCAAGACGGAGTTAAGGCCAAAGGCTGACATCCCGAAGCGGGACAGAGATCGTTGATCGAGGAAAAGCTAGCACCGCCAAAGGGTCGGGGTGTCAAAGAGTGGCTGTCGTCAAACCGCTGAAAAGCGACTTGCTGCCACTAACAGGGAGGACCGTCGAGACGCCCTAGCCGAGGAGACCAAAGGCAAGTGCAGCGACAGCGCTTGCGGCATAAAAGCAGACGATACTCACATGACGCAACCGGTCGCGCTCTGCGTCACGGGTGCGGGTGGCGGCAATGGCGATGGCACGGGGCTTGCGGGTCTCATGGTTCATGGGGCGCGGTCCTTGATGCAGCCAGGGAGGGTCATGCCCTTGCGGGGCCTTAAGCCGGCCAAACCTCATGTCGCGATATCAGACGATATCGCACCGGCATTCGGGCAGGATGACCGACGCATGTTAACAAGCCCTGAATTACAGATATAAGCTTGTCCGGAGCGTGAGACTTTGCTCAGACGGACTCGCCAACCGCATGGCCGGAGGCCCAGGCCCACTGGAAATTATAGCCCCCGAGCCAGCCTGTCACATCGACACACTCTCCGATGAAGTAGAGGCCCGGCACGATTTTCGCCTGCATGGTACGGCTGTCGAGCGCGCCGGTATCGATGCCGCCGAGCGTTACTTCCGCCGTACGGTAGCCTTCCGACCCCGCCGGTTTGATCGGCCAGCGACGAATGCGGTCGGCAAGCGATGACAAGGCCTTGTCGGGGAGATCAGCGAGAGGACGTTCCAGCTTGGCGGTCTCCGCCAGATATTGCGAAAGGCGCTTGGGCAAATGTTGGGCGAGCACCGTCTGCACCTGCTGGCGCCCGTTTTCGCGCTTTGCCGCCTTCAGGAGCTCCGCAAAATCCGTCTCGGGCTGCAGAGAAAGCAGAATCTCGTCCCCTTCCCTCCAATAGCTTGAGATCTGCAGGATGGACGGACCGGACAGTCCGCGATGGGTGAAGAGAAGCGCCTCGTGGAAGCGGGTCTTGCCGCAGGAGACGTCCGCATCGACGGCAACACCCGAGAGCTCCGACAATTCGCCGAGCAGATTGGGTTCGAGCGTCAACGGCACCAGCGCGGGCCGGGTGTCGGTCACGGGCAGGCCGAACTGCTCGGCGATGCGATAGGCAAAGCCGGTCGCGCCCATCTTGGGGATCGACTTGCCGCCGCAGGCAACCACCAGACTGTCCGCGGCAATCGGGCCTTCGCTGGTGGTGAGGCGGAAACCGTCCGGTCCCTTCTCCAGTTCGGAGATCTCGCAGGAGAGTTTCAGGTCGACATGTACCGCGCGCATCTCCTCTAGAAGCATGCGAATGATGTCTTTCGCGCTGTCATCGCAAAAGAGCTGGCCGAGGGTCTTTTCGTGCCAGGCGATCTTGTGGCGGTCGACCATGGCGATGAAGTCTGACGGTGTGTAGCGGGCGAGCGCCGACTTGGCGAAATGCGGGTTCTCAGAGATGTAGTTCTTCGGCGTGGCATGGATGTTGGTGAAGTTGCATCGCCCGCCGCCTGAGATGCGGATCTTCTCACCCGGGGCCTTGGCGTGGTCGAGGACGATGACGGATTTGCCACGCCGGCCGGCGGTAAAGGCCGCCATCATGCCGGCGGCACCGGCTCCGATGATCGCGACGTCGTACTTCCTGGCCATGCTGCTGCTCCCGGGGATCTGCCGCCTGTCTCGACAAACTTATGATCAAAGTCAACGCGTCCGGCTGGCCAAAGGCCAAAGTCTGGCTATGATGACCTGCATTAACAACCAACCGGTGAGACATGCCCGCGAAGAAATCCATGATGAGATCCCACAACGCTCCCTCCAAGAAGGCGGTGATCCCGCCGGATCCAGGATCCAAGCGCGGCGTCTCGAACTGGAAGGAAGCGGCCACCTGGCTCCGGGCGCGCGGCATCGAGGATATCGAGTGCATTACGCCTGACCTCGCCGGCGTGCCGCGCGGCAAGATGATGCCGTCGTCGAAGTTCACGTCCAACACGTCGTTGGCGCTTCCCTCGGCACTCTACCGCCACACGATCTCGGGCGAATATCCTGACGAGACGGAGAATTTCCGCTACGAGCCGCGCGACAGCGATCTGAAGCTCTTGCCGGATCTTTCGACGCTTTCGGTCGTGCCGTGGGAGACCGATCCGACCGCACAGGTGATCTGCGACATCGTCAATGTGGACGGGGAGAACGTCTCCTACACGCCGCGCAATGTGTTGAAGAACGTGCTGCGCCTTTATGACGAAAAGGGCTGGAAGCCGGTGGTCGCGCCGGAAATCGAGTTCTATCTCGTCGCCATGAACGACGACCCGGACTATCCGCTGCATCCGCCGAAGGGCCGCTCCGGTCGCTCGATCATCGGTGGCCAGGGCTATTCGATCGCCGCCATCAACGAATTCGACGAGCTGATCGACGACATCTATCACTTCTCGGAGAAGCAGGGGCTCGAGATCGACACCCTGATTCACGAGGAAGGGCCGGCACAGCTCGAAATCAACCTGCGCCACGGCAATCCGATCGAGCTTGCCGACCAGGTCTTCATGTTCAAGCGCACGATCCGCGAGGCGGCGCTGAAGCACGGGATCTATGCGACCTTCATGGCCAAGCCGATGCAGGGGCAGCCGGGATCCGCGATGCACATCCACCAGTCGGTCGTCGATGCCAAAACAGGCAAGAATATCTTCTCCAATCCAGACGGCTCTGCCTCGCCGGAATTCTTCCACTTCATCGGCGGCATGCAGAAATATGTACCAAGCTCGCTGGTGATGCTGGCGCCTTACGTGAATTCCTACCGTCGCCTGACGCCGGACATGGCCGCACCCGTCAACAATGCCTGGGGTTACGACAACCGCACGACGGCCTTCCGCGTGCCGGTCTCGGATTCCGCCGCACGGCGCGTCGAAAACCGCCTGCCGAGTTCGGATGCCAATCCTTATCTTGCGCTCGCGGCTTCGCTCGCCTGTGGTTATCTCGGCATCGTCAAGGAAATCGAACCGACGGCAGCGGCGGAAGGGTCGGCGAACGAGGGATCCGTCGATCTGCCACGCGGCCTGCTGGAAGCCGTTGCCCTGCTCGAGGGTGAAACCGACTTCCACGAGGTCTTCGGTTCGGAATTCGTCGGCCTCTATGCCGGCGTGAAGCGCGGCGAGTTCGAGACCTTCATGCAGGTGATCAGCCCGTGGGAACGCGAATTCCTCCTGCTCAACGTGTGAGGGAGGCGCCCCCATGACATGGCAAAGCCCGATCGCGCCGGGGATTTCGTGGTATCAGGCGAGTGTTGGCGAGCGGCCGGAATACCCGGCCCTCGACGGTTCCACCTCTGCAGACGTCGCCATCATCGGCGGCGGCTTTACCGGCCTGCAGGCCGCATTCAACCTTGCCCGCCTCGGCGTCTCGGTCGTGCTGATCGAGGGGGGCCGCTTCGGTGACGGCGCCTCGGGTCGCAATGGCGGCCAACTCGGCACCGGCCAGCGCGCATCTCCGGCAGAACTGGAGACCGAACTCGGCCTCGAGCGGTCAAAGGCGCTGTTCGAGATGGCGGAGAACGCCAAGCATTACCTGCTGGACTTCGCCGAACAGCACGGCATCGATATTGAATATCTTCCGGGGCAGATGAATGTCTCGCACAAGCGCGGTGGGGAAGAGGAATATCGGCACGAGGCCGAGATCATGGCCGTTCGCTATGGCTATCCGCATATTTCCTTCATGGACCGGGAAGAAACCCATGAGCGTGTCGGCTCGACGCGTTATCACTACGGCGTGCGCGATACCGGCACGGGGCACATCCATCCGCTGAAGCTGCTGGTTGGTCTGGCAAGGGTCGCGGCGGCGGCCGGAGCTCGCATCCACGAGATGACGCACGCGAACGCCATTCGCCAGGAAGGCGGCAAGACCTTAATCGACACGCCGCGTGGCACGATCACTGCCGACCGTCTGCTGATCGCGACCAATGCCTATATCGGCAATCTGGAGCCGGTGACGGCGGCCCATGTGATGCCGATCCGCTCCTTCATCGGGGCGACGGAACCGCTGGACATGTTCCCGCAGGTGCTCAAGGGCTCGGAGGCAGTTGCCGACAGCCGGTTCGTGGTGCGCTACTTTCGCAAGAGTCGCGATGGGCGGCTTCTGTTCGGCGGGCGCGAGGCCTATACCGCCGATAGCCCCCGCGATATCTCGACCCATATCCGCCGGCAAATCGCCGAGATCTATCCCGATCTCAAGACCATCGAGATCACCCATGGCTGGGGCGGATCGGTTGGCATTACCCTGCCGCGCAAGCCTTTTGCCCGGGATGTGATGCCCGGCGTAACCTCACTTGCGGGTTATTCGGGACACGGCGTGATGCTCTCCAACTATTGCGGCAAGATGTATGCCGACATGGTGGCCGGCAATGCCCGAGAGCTGGACGTGCTCAAGGACCTGAAGATCCCGCCCTTCCCAGGAGGTGCCAGCCTGCGCAAGCCGCTGCTGTTCCTCGCGCTCACCTGGTATGCGCTCCGGGACCGTTTCTGATACGTGAGTGCCACCTGCCGGAGCCGCTCACACTGGGCGCTGGCAGGTGTGTTTGATTGTCGCAGAACACACTTTGTTCTTCCTTCCAGCGCCATCCAAAGACAATTTCCACCCGGTCGGGGTGGCTTTTTTAAATCGATTAGATTAGAACCTATCCAACGAATTTGCCGAACGAGAGATGCGCATGAGCAGCCAGATCATCCCCGTTGAACCCTTTGACTACGTCGTCTTCGGCGGCACCGGCGACTTGGCCGAGCGCAAGCTTCTGCCGGCTCTGTTCCACCGCCAGCTCGCGGGTCAGTTGACGGAGCCGACCCGTATCATCGGTGCTTCACGCACGGCGATGACGCATGAAGAGTATCGCAAGTTCACGCTCGACGCGCTTCATGAGCACCTGAAGGCCGAGGAGCTGGAAGAGAGCGAAGTCGCAAAGTTTCTCGATCGCGTCCATTACGTCTCTGTCGATGCCAAGTCGGACCAGGGCTGGGAAGATCTGAAGAAGCTGCTCGACCAGGGCAAGGATATCGTTCGGGCCTTCTATCTCGCCGTGTCCCCGTCGATCTTTGGCGACATTGCCGACAAGATCCGCGACCACAAGCTGATCACCAAGTCGACCCGCATCGTCGTCGAAAAGCCGATCGGCCGTGATCTCGCCTCGGCGCAGATCCTGAACGACACGATCGGCAAGGTGTTCAAGGAAGAGCAGATCTTCCGCATCGACCACTATCTCGGCAAGGAGACGGTGCAGAACCTGATGGCGTTGCGCTTCGCCAACGCGCTCTACGAGCCGCTGTGGAATTCCGCCCATATCGACCATGTGCAGATCACGGTGGCGGAATCCGTCGGCCTCGAGGGCCGCGTCACCTATTACGACAAGGCCGGCGCGCTGCGTGACATGGTGCAGAACCATATCCTGCAGCTCCTCTGCCTCGTGGCCATGGAAGCACCCTCCTCGCTCGACGCTGAGGCCGTGCGCGACGAGAAGCTCAAGGTGCTGCGCTCGCTGAAGCCGATCACGCCGGCCAATGTCGAGAAGCAGACGGTTCGCGGCCAATACCGCGCTGGCGCTTCCGCCGGTGGTGCCGTCAACGGTTACCAGGAAGAGCTGGGCTCCGTGTCCGACACGGAAACCTTCGTCGCCATCAAGGCCGAGATCAACAACTGGCGCTGGGCGGGCGTGCCCTTCTACCTGCGCACCGGCAAGCGTCTGGCGACCCGCATGTCGGAGATCGTCATCGCCTTCAAGCCGATCCCGCATTCGATCTTCGGCGATGCAGCCGGCCGCATCGAGGCCAACAAGCTGGTCATCCGCCTGCAGCCGGACGAAGGCGTCAAGCAGTGGCTGATGATCAAGGATCCGGGTCCGGGCGGCATGCGCCTGCGCCACGTGTCGCTCGACATGAGCTTCGCCCAGGCCTTCGACGTGCGCAATCCGGATGCCTATGAACGCCTGCTGATGGATGTCATCCGTTCGAACCAGACGCTGTTCATGCGCCGCGACGAAGTGGAAGCCGCATGGAACTGGTGCGATCCGATCCTCAAATCCTGGGAGGAAATCGGCCAGAAGGCGCAGGGCTATACGTCCGGCACCTGGGGCCCGAGCCAGGCCATTGCGCTGATCGAGCGTGACGGCCGCACCTGGCACGAAATCGACTGAGGCCCGGACCAATGGCGCATCAGATGAAGATTTTCGAGAACGGAGCCGCTCTTGCGGCTGGTCTCGCCGATACCGTGGCTTCGGCCTTGTCGGCTGCGATTGCCGAGCGCGGCGAAGCGACGCTTGCCGTCTCCGGTGGCTCGACACCCAAGGCTTTCTTCGAGGCGCTGTCGACACGCATCCTCGACTGGACCAAAGTGAAAGTCACCTTGGTCGACGAACGTTTCGTGCCCGAAGACAATCCGCGTTCGAACCATCTG
Encoded here:
- a CDS encoding NAD(P)/FAD-dependent oxidoreductase, which encodes MARKYDVAIIGAGAAGMMAAFTAGRRGKSVIVLDHAKAPGEKIRISGGGRCNFTNIHATPKNYISENPHFAKSALARYTPSDFIAMVDRHKIAWHEKTLGQLFCDDSAKDIIRMLLEEMRAVHVDLKLSCEISELEKGPDGFRLTTSEGPIAADSLVVACGGKSIPKMGATGFAYRIAEQFGLPVTDTRPALVPLTLEPNLLGELSELSGVAVDADVSCGKTRFHEALLFTHRGLSGPSILQISSYWREGDEILLSLQPETDFAELLKAAKRENGRQQVQTVLAQHLPKRLSQYLAETAKLERPLADLPDKALSSLADRIRRWPIKPAGSEGYRTAEVTLGGIDTGALDSRTMQAKIVPGLYFIGECVDVTGWLGGYNFQWAWASGHAVGESV
- the zwf gene encoding glucose-6-phosphate dehydrogenase, encoding MSSQIIPVEPFDYVVFGGTGDLAERKLLPALFHRQLAGQLTEPTRIIGASRTAMTHEEYRKFTLDALHEHLKAEELEESEVAKFLDRVHYVSVDAKSDQGWEDLKKLLDQGKDIVRAFYLAVSPSIFGDIADKIRDHKLITKSTRIVVEKPIGRDLASAQILNDTIGKVFKEEQIFRIDHYLGKETVQNLMALRFANALYEPLWNSAHIDHVQITVAESVGLEGRVTYYDKAGALRDMVQNHILQLLCLVAMEAPSSLDAEAVRDEKLKVLRSLKPITPANVEKQTVRGQYRAGASAGGAVNGYQEELGSVSDTETFVAIKAEINNWRWAGVPFYLRTGKRLATRMSEIVIAFKPIPHSIFGDAAGRIEANKLVIRLQPDEGVKQWLMIKDPGPGGMRLRHVSLDMSFAQAFDVRNPDAYERLLMDVIRSNQTLFMRRDEVEAAWNWCDPILKSWEEIGQKAQGYTSGTWGPSQAIALIERDGRTWHEID
- a CDS encoding NAD(P)/FAD-dependent oxidoreductase codes for the protein MTWQSPIAPGISWYQASVGERPEYPALDGSTSADVAIIGGGFTGLQAAFNLARLGVSVVLIEGGRFGDGASGRNGGQLGTGQRASPAELETELGLERSKALFEMAENAKHYLLDFAEQHGIDIEYLPGQMNVSHKRGGEEEYRHEAEIMAVRYGYPHISFMDREETHERVGSTRYHYGVRDTGTGHIHPLKLLVGLARVAAAAGARIHEMTHANAIRQEGGKTLIDTPRGTITADRLLIATNAYIGNLEPVTAAHVMPIRSFIGATEPLDMFPQVLKGSEAVADSRFVVRYFRKSRDGRLLFGGREAYTADSPRDISTHIRRQIAEIYPDLKTIEITHGWGGSVGITLPRKPFARDVMPGVTSLAGYSGHGVMLSNYCGKMYADMVAGNARELDVLKDLKIPPFPGGASLRKPLLFLALTWYALRDRF
- a CDS encoding glutamine synthetase family protein, encoding MRSHNAPSKKAVIPPDPGSKRGVSNWKEAATWLRARGIEDIECITPDLAGVPRGKMMPSSKFTSNTSLALPSALYRHTISGEYPDETENFRYEPRDSDLKLLPDLSTLSVVPWETDPTAQVICDIVNVDGENVSYTPRNVLKNVLRLYDEKGWKPVVAPEIEFYLVAMNDDPDYPLHPPKGRSGRSIIGGQGYSIAAINEFDELIDDIYHFSEKQGLEIDTLIHEEGPAQLEINLRHGNPIELADQVFMFKRTIREAALKHGIYATFMAKPMQGQPGSAMHIHQSVVDAKTGKNIFSNPDGSASPEFFHFIGGMQKYVPSSLVMLAPYVNSYRRLTPDMAAPVNNAWGYDNRTTAFRVPVSDSAARRVENRLPSSDANPYLALAASLACGYLGIVKEIEPTAAAEGSANEGSVDLPRGLLEAVALLEGETDFHEVFGSEFVGLYAGVKRGEFETFMQVISPWEREFLLLNV